The Vitis vinifera cultivar Pinot Noir 40024 chromosome 3, ASM3070453v1 region TGGGTGTCcatcattttcaattattagtatattatttacgaattaaggctatatttgattctcaaaatttttaaaggaaaatataagagaaaaaatggaataaaattaagaaaaaaaaaataaaatatcaataaaaattattttaatatgataatttgaatttattttattttttaataaaaattaaataatctaaaaaatatttttaaaaaattatttatatttattttttgaatttttcataataaaattaaatataaaaaaatcatttttctttatatttgttttctttcttcaacACTTTTTAGGACTAAACACCatataaagaaaacataaaagtaTCACAATGGACTTCCTGCCATAAAATGCACCggaaagggaaaaagaagaatatatatattttttcattatccattaaaaaaagaaattaagaagaataattcaatataaaaattatttaaaaatttataatgaaatttgtAGCCCAAACAAATAATATAGCTATTAATCTTCAATAgtaatgaaatattattttttttgctacCATTTTGCAAAATATTGTGTCtttattattaaagaattttaatttaatgaatAAAAGAAATCTCTTAAATTGaatggtaatttttttaataattattaaaatcaaatttattttgtattgaaataaacaaaaaatattttattttgtaatatctAATTACTattacatatattttctttatttattttgtaaattattatagtaCCTTATTAAGAGTTTTAAAGATATTAACTTGGGCCATAAAGATAATTATGGTAAAAGGTAAAGTTTGTAACAAAAGATAATGAACaatgatatttgaattttgagagAATAGTGATATTTAATGTTATGATCTCATTTTTCGTTTGATATTATTGAGTTCAAAACTATAATGGTGCACACACGGGTTTACTGGTCTATTCTTCAATGGTATGTTATGAAAACCCTCCATATATGACATTTTATCATTCATAGATGACgtgaaatattatattttgtcacaaataattttataacaaaaattgaaattcatagTGTAGTGTAGGGTGATAGATTATAAAAATGATTCTAATAGTATTACTAacgttaaaaagtaaaaaagaaatgtcATTCTTAAAATTTGACGTGGTGTATGGGCCGCCCTTGGTCTTGAACCATGGTGGCTCAGACCCATGGAATGTTCTTCTTGGCTAGACAAACACATGGAGAGATGCAGCACATGGTTTCCTTCTTTTGACACGGACACGTGTTGCATTGACTCTGATTTTGTTTGAATCGCAGACTCCCAGCAGCCTTTGGACTATTTCTTGGGCCAGCCTCTTCCTTCGTATGATACGTGTTGTAGCCTACCTCtacttctacttttccttttcagGTACGTGTGCCTTGCACGTCTTTTGTTCAGTGTTTGAGCCCATGTCAATGTGGGACAGGATTTGATCAGAACAGATAACCATATCTGGAAAGAGTCTCCACCACCTTTGGATAAAAGGGTGATGTAATGACTGATGATTTCAAGTGAGAAGATGTCGCATTAACTCACATGCAAATTGAAAATAAGCGATCCTCCGAGTCTATATAAGCAGCCAAACTGTCCTGCATTGCATCATCGTATCACAGTTATCACCATCTATATCACCTACATTTCTTGAATTTGGCTTTCTTCTACTTCATACAAACACCTTCACCTACAATCCAATAATGTCTTCATCTTCTGATAAAAACGATCTCAATTCATCTTCTTCATTGTCTAAACTTCCATTACGAAAGATTCCAGGCGATTATGGCTTGCCCTTCTTTGGTGCAATAAAGGATCGTCTTGATTACTTCTACAAACAGGGGCGGGAGGAGTTCTTCAACGCTCGAATGCACAAGTATCAATCCACCGTTTTCAGAGCCAACATGCCACCTGGTCCTTTCATGGCTTCCAACCCTAATGTCATCGTCCTCCTCGACTCCATCAGCTTTCCCATCCTATTCGACACCTCCAAAGTTGAAAAGAGAAACGTCCTTGACGGCACATACATGCCCTCCACCGCCTTCACTGGTGGTTATCGAGTCTGTGCATATCTCGACCCTTCCGAAACCAACCACGCTCTTCTCAAGCGCTTGTTCATGTCAGCACTTGCTGCTCGGCATCATAACTTCATTCCCCTGTTTCGTAGCAGCTTGTCCGAGCTCTTCACCAGCCTCGAAGATGATATTTCCAGCAAAGGCGAGGCAGACTTCAATGACATATCTGATAACATGTCTTTCAACTTCGTGTTCAGACTGTTTTGTGATAAATATCCTTCAGAGACTGCGCTCGGTTCACAAGGACCCAGTATTGTTACAAAATGGTTGTTCTTCCAACTTGCACCTCTCATTACACTTGGGTTGTCCTTGTTACCAAACTTTGTAGAAGATCTACTTCTACACACCTTTCCCTTACCGTCAATATTCGTAAAATCCGATTATAAGAAGCTTTACCGCGCCTTTTATGCATCTGCGTCCTCGATATTGGATGAAGCTGAGAGCATGGGAATTAAGAGAGATGAAGCTTGCCATAACCTTGTGTTTCTTGCTGGCTTCAATGCATATGGTGGCATGAAGGCTTTGTTTCCCTCTTTGATCAAGTGGGTTGGCTCAGCAGGAGAGAAGCTACACCGCGAACTCGCTGATGAAATAAGGACCGTTGTTAAAGCGGAGGGAGGAGTGTCTTTTGCAGCTCTTGAGAAGATGAGTTTGACCAAGTCAGTGGTATATGAGGCTCTGAGGATTGATCCTCCGGTTCCATTCCAGTACGGAAAGGCCAAGGAGGATATGGTGATCCACAGCCATGATGCTGCATTTGAGATCAAGAAAGGGGAGATGATATTCGGATATCAGCCATTTGCCACCAAGGATCCTAAAGTTTTCGACAATCCTGAGGAGTTCATGGGCAACAGGTTTATGGGGGAGGGAGAGAGACTGCTCAAGTACGTGTATTGGTCTAATGGACGTGAGTCAGGTAATCCGACGGTGGAAAATAAACAGTGTGCAGGGAAGGATCTGGTGCTGCTGCTCTCCAGGGTAATGCTGGTGGAGTTCTTCCTCCGCTATGACACGTTCGACATTGAATCCGGAACCTTGTTGTTGGGATCATCAGTGACGTTCAAGTCGATAACCAAGGCCACGGACAGTTAGAtggtgtttgatttttttgCTAAAAGTAATTTGTGTTCggaatttaggtttttttttttttttttttttttttttatgatttataaattttttattaaatagaaaaaatcaaaatatgtaattttttctataaaaacactataaaaacaaataacttgatatttattactattaaacattaaggttctatttaaaattaagtaaaaaaacaaacaccatcttagATTTCCTTCCTATCATGTGGAAACAAGTTCTTTAagattgttctattttttttcttaaatttagtattataatttgttttaatataaaaggttatgTTCTTAATTTATCCTTATCTATGAATTTGTCAAATTCAACTTGGAGCCTGTGGTCCAAGTTGCACTTCTTTCTAATCAATGACCCCTTGCAAGTTGGATGAATTCATAGATTCATCAAAGTATTAATGGAAATTCAAACCCCACCTCACACAAgttcaaataaaaatccaaatcgTCGGCAAACAGTTTTTAggaacaattttctattattcaaaaaaaaaaaaaaacatgatttcacaattaaaaaaaataaaaattgttaactattttttataatgttcttaagaatagaaaacatgattttttttaaaatcattttttaagaatagaataattaaaaataaaatacaatgatataaaaattatttttaaaaatattaaaggaatgttaaaattatttcaaattctcaaaaatactTATATTCtacaaaacttcataaaaaggtttttcaaaattattttcaaaaattattttttaaaactatttttgaaaataattatcaaacatgacctatatttttttaatatttatatgataaacatttttttaaatttccaactTGGATAAAAATTCGATagcatataaaatatgaattactaaatttcaaacatttagatggtatttagtaaaattatttcatttttatttttgagcaTTACAATTGTTTATaatcacttaatttttttttaattattaaattgacatatattaaaaaaaaatgaaagaaaggaaaCACAAATAAGatatttgttatttgaaaattatttattttaaaagtaattgtATTATATCTAAATCTTAGTTttcatctctttatttatttatttttacttcaatctctttttttttttttttttgagtttttagtGTTCTAAAATTTGATAATTCATGCAGATTTAAAGTTGGAAAGTTAGGTATTGACTCAATGGCTTTGGATTCTTCAATAAATAATTCATTCAATCAGCAATTATTTTCAGTGGAGTCAGTTTGATTTGATGTAATGGATTATGGGGGTTGCTTCACGGAATTTGctatcaaattcaaatttcaattaaaaaacacaaagtaatgaaatatatttgtttatagCTTTTCTCAGACGTGGGGGCTCTTGGGAAAGTAATTTACACTAAtcttatcattttcttagaCTTTTAGTTTTAGATGtgacaaatatttatttttatttttatttcactcTTACCGCATCCAATTAATTTGTTCTCAAAAAGGGTTTTATCCCACAaccttaaaaatgaaaataaatagattttaatattaaaatccaattttaaaaaaattactatttgagatgtttaaaaaaaaatttatatttttaaaaataattttatgatgttttatataacaaaaatttgtttgaaaatatcaATTGATGAAACCGATTCCCAAAAATGATTTTAGCTCacagttttaaattaaaataaggatTCATCCAAATGTATAATAAAACCATCGTTTTTAAGCTTAAGTGAGAATGAAAACCAACCCTGAagtgcaagaaaaaaaatttaggtttgaGTGGACTAATAAATATCATCTTACAAATTTTTCTAAGTTActttaagcttttaaaaaacCTAAATCTTCATGTCATTAACTTTCTTTCAtaagctttttttatttatttaaacttgAAAACTGCACTTGATTTAAATCCTCAATTGAATTACTCTTATTTTATAGCCATCAAAACTTGATGAGAAGAATTATTAGacatttaataatttagaataaatttaaatttaacacttgttatttaatttttatttttaagcatTATAATTGGTATTTAAAGCTTAGATAAATTGATTAagttaaaaagtattttaagatttaaaaaacttatttattttgatttattacttcaaatttcttttatattgtaAGAGACATTTAGTACATGATTGAATATTGACATGGAAAAAAGTTTTTGTATTGTATCAAAaagttaattttcaatattatatataaaaaaaaaaagtaatttcaaAACAAGATATGTCATCgtgaccaaaaaataaaataaatcattatatatatatatatatatatatatcatatttttttactcatttatttttttctttcaaaaaaagcAATGTGAAATGATGTGTTAAAAATGGTAATTACCACGTTTGAATAATTCATTTagattgttaataaaaaaaactctaaatgaTGGGATGTCAATTTTATTATCagatcaaatttcaatttaaattcgCAAAAGAATAAGCCAATTGGATATAAGTGGTAGTTGATTTTAACCTCCAATTGTTAGACATTAGATTTTATTTGATTCCGTAAGGGAGTGTTTGCTATGTGGATCAAAGAATCAACATAAACATCTCATTCATTCCCTCTTGAcgtttgaataaattttatgattataggaatgaaataaaaaatgattttggtaGAAATCAAATCTCCCTTATAAGTatgatttcaattcattgcaAGTAAATGATATTCTAATTCATTTATTccttaagaaaatataatatagtttaaaattattattttaccttTAAATTTCTTTCATCAAACTCCAATGCCTCTTTATCCCataataatactatttttttagtcttattttttAGTAACAAACAAGAAAACCTCtcacaattattatttttaaataaaattaaaaaatattttaaactaccTGTAAGAATattattgtcaatttatttatttttcattcttattattattataaccaaatattataattgaaacaaatattaatcATTCTAATTTTGAATTCCTAGGTTCATCTAAATAGtagaaataaaatcattaaattcattttcattcataaaaaaaataggaatggaaataaaatattcattttcattctttattcttaCGTACCAAACACTCGATGTTTATTTGTTTCGGGGAGTTTCCTTATAAGAGTATAATTGTAATTTGAGTTTTTGCATAGGAGTgtgattttcatttcaaatcGAATAAAGGTATGAACTATGAACCCAGCAATATCCAAATGAAGAATTTTTCATATGAGATCAAGATACAAAATAATGAGATTAAGGTAAtactttataataattaattttactgAATCCTTAACCAAATATTTAGTGATCATgatagattaatttttttatttattcttcatgATAAATAAGTTTGATTAAGAGCAAATAATGAAATCAGCAAAACATTTTACATGTTTCAAATGTTATTATGTTGACATCCTCCTGCGTATATTCAGACTAATTAATGGCAACTGCATGTGATACATTTGCCATATTACCTTTATTGTGGGTCTGTCAAAACCTAACTATTTCACCAACCAATTACAGTAACACCCATGTGGCATGATTCATATTTTGGTCAGATTGTAAAaagtttttgagaaaaatgtGTCACTTTCGCTACAGCCATTGGTTCCCTTAACTAAGTCTGTCACTCATTCTTCAACATATATGTGGTCAGAGCCCTTATCTTTCACTCATGGatgggtatttttttttcaccgTTCCCTCACAATGCTACTTCACTATCAGTCACCTCGAAGTATTTAGTCTTGAAATGTTAAACCTTGGTGacctaatttctttttttggtcCAACCCGAAAAGTTCACGGTGAAatatatatgatgaaaaaaaatatggattttcttggtttatttatttttctctcccatATATATTTATGGAATGGTATATGAGTTTTCAGTGATTTATATTGTAGCCGCTTGATACTCTCTTCTTTTATACCAATTTTTGACATAATAGATTATCTTTCTCCTTTACCCATtattttgttcttgtttttcttgttaCCTATTCTCTTCATAACATGAAAGGTGGTTCTTGTTAATTCGCATGTGATTTCACATGCCCCTTGCTACGTAGGTCTTCCATCATGCTCTATCAATTACCTTAAAAAAGTATAGGGCTGCAGCTCATCTCTACAACTTTATCATTGATGTAATTCCTATTGAACTCCCATCCATGGCTCATTGACAACTTTTGATCAAACTTTTATGTgtacaatttctttttttcctttatttttttgaattaaaaattgtaTACAATTGGAATTCTTTTACCCACTACAAtgaagttaagaaaaaaaaactcctatattttgttttataaactaactatttttgtatattaaaaaaaatttattattctatGTAATAAGTGGGTCCTATATAAAactatagaaatttttttataattttataaatttatcaaattattaatttggcACATTCACCactgataaaaaattattatttaattaaaatgatcaATTTCTTACTATTCTATTgtatttttgttcatttatttgcATGCATATTAGTTAAAAAGTTTGGCATATGATTATGTTATGATTTAGCTTTGTATTCTAATACGGACAGTGTTTCAAATTCTTACTGGGTATAAATTCCTTTTtgaaaaagataatatatagaatatctttcttataatattatatttctttatagaataaataaaattattataaatatatttataaatattttaagttatggAGGTAagattatttaacaaaaatgtcATGCAtagaaatgtaagaaaaaatgaGACATTGTTAGGAATATAAGGGATGggaaaacattatatttttcaGAACCcaataattaaatatgtttttattcttcatggtattttatatgatatagtAGAATTATTCCTTATCTTTCGTAGATATAGgcatgattatttaaaataatttaaattattttatctttatatttttgaactaatataTTTACATTGACACTTTTCTAACACATGAGAAGGAAATAGGATACGTGGAGCTTGATGTTACCATGCAGTCTACTCTCATCAGCTAGTCTTATGGAAGGGGGAACACCATACCATTTGATCGTCATTGTCGGCCTCAACAGTACTCAACTTGTTGGCTGATCATCATAGTTGCAGATGGTGGGATCATCAAAATAATATGGTTGGGGATAAGGTTAAAACTTGAAAGTAGCCTATCGTGTTACGGTGACAATTATTGATGACCAGCAATTACCTCCATATGGCGCAACCAAAAAATCCAACCGACTTCTTGCACGGCAATGACGTAAATCcataacaaacaaacaaagaggGCCCTAATAGAATTCAAAGGAAATATGTTGCTAGACATTAGATTTTGTTTGATTCCATAATGGAGTGTTTGCTACGTGGATCAAAGAGTCAGTatagacatctcattcattCCCTCTCTCATTCTGACGTTTGAATAAATTATAggattataaaaatgaaataaaaaatgatttcagtAGAAATCAAATTTCACTTATAAGTGtgatttcaattcattgcaagtagatgatattttaattcatttatcccataagaaaatataacatagtttaaaattattattccattcatcaAACTCTGATGCCTCTTTATCCTataataatactattttttttagtcttattttttagtaacaaacaaaaaaagctcttagaattattatttttaaataaaattaaaaaatgttttaaactaCGTGTAAGAATattattg contains the following coding sequences:
- the LOC100253713 gene encoding allene oxide synthase 3, with amino-acid sequence MSSSSDKNDLNSSSSLSKLPLRKIPGDYGLPFFGAIKDRLDYFYKQGREEFFNARMHKYQSTVFRANMPPGPFMASNPNVIVLLDSISFPILFDTSKVEKRNVLDGTYMPSTAFTGGYRVCAYLDPSETNHALLKRLFMSALAARHHNFIPLFRSSLSELFTSLEDDISSKGEADFNDISDNMSFNFVFRLFCDKYPSETALGSQGPSIVTKWLFFQLAPLITLGLSLLPNFVEDLLLHTFPLPSIFVKSDYKKLYRAFYASASSILDEAESMGIKRDEACHNLVFLAGFNAYGGMKALFPSLIKWVGSAGEKLHRELADEIRTVVKAEGGVSFAALEKMSLTKSVVYEALRIDPPVPFQYGKAKEDMVIHSHDAAFEIKKGEMIFGYQPFATKDPKVFDNPEEFMGNRFMGEGERLLKYVYWSNGRESGNPTVENKQCAGKDLVLLLSRVMLVEFFLRYDTFDIESGTLLLGSSVTFKSITKATDS